The sequence below is a genomic window from Dermacentor albipictus isolate Rhodes 1998 colony chromosome 2, USDA_Dalb.pri_finalv2, whole genome shotgun sequence.
ttATTATACAGTCAAAGTTTCACGTTTAATTGTGCCTGTTCTGTGCACTGGGGCATGCATGCTCCTACACCATTGTTTAAGAACTGAAGTGTCTACAGCTTGATTAAAATTCAAAGGCAGCAGTTCTTGCTGACTGGAAAACTTTCACATATGAATCAATTTATCATTTCAGAATAAATTGTGGATAATACAAAGGAAAATTTCACTGTGTTATGACATTAGGTTCAACAGAAACTACTATACTATAAATGTATAAAAAACACTTTTAAGAAGCTGTAGCCGTGTAGCTGTAGTGCCTGTGTGCATTGCTATTTTCTGTGTACTTCATCTAAGTGTTGGTCTCCCAAATTTGAACTAAGCGGTAGGTGTTTGCATACTCAATGtattcctgagcatcacattgtAGTTCTACGTATGAGCACCAGCGTTAAAGAATTGTTGGAGTGACAGAAAACTGTATTGCAGTCGCTGTTTGGCAGGTCTGAAAGGTGATGGTGTACTTTTGTCATCTTATCTAGGAGTTGTGTCGAACACTCCTTGTGTCGATTTGTGAGGTGGCTGGCATTTCTTATCACATGTTCTATAAGGATCCATGCTTGGATCATTTGCTTGCATGCACCTCACTGATTACGCAGTAAGCCTCTCCTCAACAATAAAACAACTTTAAATTATTCATTAACATACATGCGTGAGACAAATTGATATTTACATAGACTGCCATTCTGAATTGCTTGTTTGTCACCACCAGTGCGGACACTGGCCTACATTGGTGCATTTCGCTACACGGAAAGCCAAACATTCCTTTCCTGGAAGACTCTTGACACCTTAATGCAAAGCGCACACCGTGATCACAGCTAATTAAGTATAATTCTTCTGAGAGTGCTCAAAAGGCTAAAAATTGCAAAGCAGCAGAAAGGAAGGCGACATAGCACATTACACAGCAGTTTGGCATCCTCCTTTTGaaggtattttttttctgtatgacGTGCTTTAGTTTTTAGAGGCCACCCTTCTGCAGCTCTCTCCACAATAACAGGATGCATTATTTGCTACAACTACAGATGGCCTACATGAGAGGGCATACAATGGCAGAAGTTTCACTTTGGCACTGTTGGGGCAACTAAACAAGTTGGCATCTCATGACATTGAAAATCTTTTTTGTTCTGGGCCTAAATGAGCAGGTGGCAACAACTTTCAGTACCGAGCTCTCTAATCTTGAAATGGTGCCTCCCCGACCAGTGTAGGCTCTCCGCTAGATATAGTTGGTTATTAAGCACATGCTACTGCGAGTTTCATGCCTTTCAGTAGCATTTTTTATATTGTAAATTTGGATCAGTTGCCCTTGAATAATTCTTTTGTGATATTCATAGTTGCAGAATTGCAATTTTGGTGCAGACTTTTTACTCTGCTGTTGCTTTCTTTCACCTGAACCTGATGGAGGTCTGTGTTTATGTTTGCAGCCAAACAAGCCTGCCGTTCCGCCCCACTTCCTATGATGGAAATGCTGAGGGCTCAAGCAAATGAATTGAAGCAGAAAGCACCAGAAGACGTCATGCTCCACGTGTGTGAATTGTATGGTGGAAAGCGTGCCAGGAGTGAGATTGAATCCTTGACACAGGGACAGTCGAATTCTCCAGAATGGCACAGATATCGAAAGGGCCTTGTCACTGCAAGCATTGCTCATGCCAGTATGACTCGAGCGAAGACTTTTCTTCGTTCGAAAGGTGCGGCCAACATTGACCCATTTCTCATGCTTATTTTAAGAAGCAGAACTGTTGTAACACCAGCAATGCATGTTGGGATTTCAAAGGAAAGTGCAGAGCGTATTGCATACCAGACCTGGCAGGAAGCACTGGGGCACACACTTGAAGTGCGTCAGAGAGGGCTGGTTTTGTGCGAAGAATTTCCGTTCATAGGTTGTTCCCCTGATGGCTATGCCACTTTTTCGTGCAAATGCTGCGAGGGCAAGGAAGTCCTCTTGGAGATTAAATGTCCAACAAAGCTGGACAACTCCTTTAAGAACTACGATACCTTGGAGCCTAAATTAGAGTACTGTACGCAACTTAATGTGCAAATGGCTGTGTGTCGTGTAAAGGAGGCCCATTTTTTGTTTATTGTAGTGATACTTCTTTTTGTTGTGCTGTTGTACACTACAACAGCTGTGCCTTTGATGAGTTCAAAGATGCAATAATTAGTGTATACAAGGAGCGAGTGATATCAGAGCTCCTCTTGAGTCTAAGCCACTGATGTCGTTCTTGCTGGTGCCAACTGCTTAAATTTTAAAGGGACTGTCAACCAATTTTAATGttaccttcttttttcttctacttCTCCCAAGTGTGACAAAAAGCTTACTGGTCACTGTGTCCAATCATACAGTGGCAACTCGTAAACAGCCATGGAAAATTTTTTCATCTGAATTTTTTTCTCTGCAGtgagcaaataaaaaaattaaaattaaattatggggttttacatgccaaaaccgctccatgattatgaggcacgcagtagtggaggaccctggaaatttggaccacctggggttctttaacgtgcacctaaatctaagtacacgggtgttttcgcatttcgcccccggcCCCGGCCGAGGCCGAGCACGTCTCGCCACCTCCCAGAAGCCAACCCGCGAGACATTCGCCATACGAGAAGTCTTGTGGGGAATGTCGCGCAGGTTGGCTTCTGGGAGGTGGCGAGACGTGCGCGGCCTCGGCCGGGgccgggggcgaaatgcgaaaacgggtgttttcgcatttcgcccccatcgaaatgcggctgccgtggccgggattcgattccgcgaccttgtgctcagcagcctaacaccacagccactgagcaaccatggcgggtagtgaGCAAATAAGGCATACATGCTTGAAACATTGAGAGGTGAGcgtgatagcgattatacgccagCATTGTTGAGAAGCAGACGGCAAGTGTGGCCCTAGCTGTACGAAATATTTTATCAAACTGTTCTAGCAGTTCGTGTTTTCTGAAGTGTTGAATTATTCATACAATAAGAGCTACATTCTTTCATAGTTTACAAATACTTTGGACGTATACatgtcattgctttttttttaaccttagCCAAGCCAGTACTGCTATTCATGTAGTGCTGGCATCTGTTTACAGCACATTTAGTTTAAAACTTCACATGAAGATCACATAACTCTGGGTGCTCACTTACAACTTGTGTGCATACGAAAGCAGTCATGTGCACCATTATGCATTGAAGGATTCCATGGCTCTGTCACTAGACTCATTGCTGCGAAAGCAGCACCATTCATTTGAGTGTACTTTTTTATAGTTCATAATACACGTAAAATAAAGGGCAAACATCTATAGTACACAGTGATCTTGAACAGTATGTGGAACAGCAGTTACaataatttcattgcatacatgTGAAGTGCCAAAGTTTCACCGCCAGTTCCCGCCACTTACAAGGTTTTGAGACTTTTCGTGCCAATTTGAAATTATTTTCAGTTAAACTGCAAACAGCTTTCTCGATTGTGTCACTGTAAACGATTGTCATTTCATTTCTACCTTCTCCTGGCACATTTGGtgtggttgtcagtccctttaatgtttcatctctacattgcgtttcattgttcatattgcaaagattCTGTAAAGCGAAATGTTCATGTACatgcaccgttgtaagcagaagagacCCTATTGTGTGCcaaactgcaacttagcttcacctttcGCTGTGGCGCTTGAGGTCACCTATCACCAAGGCtggcacattgttttttttttgccgacatgactgtttgTTTCCTGTGGCTCATATGTTATATTTTCACAAGTTGTGCCCGAGCAACTGCGTGACATCAGTAGTGACttaggcagaactcatgaaaccaacttttctttgttgtctttgtttgtgcgcttcttaaaggggccctgaaactggcatgctgCATAATATAGATACGACCACCACAAGCCCTGTCCGCAGGATGGTCAGACAACTGTGTGTATtgattggtctctgtaagtgatgtagctccaggcgccAATCTCGCATTTAGAGAGTGCCACACgtgcctgaaccacaagtagcaatgtgacaaaaaaaaaacttgagcaGTGCCTTGCCcccttgccatgcaccgtgtagcttccagcgcaCTAGTGGAgacgaaaggagaaagcaatgcatcggTGCGATTACTAATTCCGCTTACACTTCAGggattcaaaaaaatttttgtagcAGATTAGTCAGCTGTCCGTTAGTAGTGAGGTCACTATGATCAGTCAAATAAGTGTTTCACTGCCCCTTTAAGTGATCCAATTTTGTGCATGTTAAATTTTTatatgtcacttactttccatttattgatatatttatagtaaggacagctctatcTGCTCTCTGGgggtcaataattatcattcactgatgttacGTCTGCACAAATGCCTCCCCATCTTGTATGCtggtggtttagttatgcttcccaggagAGCCATTTGCATTGTATTCAACAAATtaggaagaagcataaattatggtacatataccagctggggtcatttgaatgaaaccattctttcagggtaCTCTGCACTGGTCGCCAAACTTTCCAAATATTCATtgtatgcaggtttgacactgttccatgtacttctcatgttctgtttggaaagataaaagaaatcctcatatgctaaaaagtgcaacaaaaatgggctcaAGTAAAATGTGCGAGGCAAACACCTCGACACcgagtacagtgaacaaaaaaaTTGAGTGCGTGTGGTTTATTTTGCGAAAAAATACATGTAAGGCAAGGTGAGGGGGACAACACCCATTGAAACATAACCgcaactctatgcacacagatcataagtgaactgcaaatatctcggaataccataagacGAAAACTTTCATCAGAATGCGTAGCGTAAATCAGCAATTCAgtgaagaatacaagttgcaaaagaatgtgcattcctaatttacaaaaagtgtgttggaGTTGAAGTCTggaggtttggccaatgcaaacaggtggagcatgtagatcacatggtaACAATCGTGTTTGAAAAGTATGAAAcggctgagtggcataaaaaatgctggatttgCGCACCCTAGTTGAGGCAGAGACAAAATGTCTGCTGGCAGTAATGCTTGCCTCCTGGCAGCATCTTCATTCACAGGCTCTTCCATTTCCCAAAATGTGGCCAATTTCCTCCTATACATGGCTTCAGGTACTCAGCTTACAGGAAACAATGTtgtccaagtgacatcgggtgaattaatttgaaaattttcggaaaaagaaaaggctttcaAGACGGCACCTTACAACTACcaatgtataaccaaaatttgctatagaGCCTGGTGTGGGGCCCTTACGAGGCCATGCACAATTAAGTTttcctaacaaaaaaaaaagttaaactcACGCAACATAGCAACACATGTTAAGTTCAAATGGGCTGCAACAATACACAAGATTGTGGAGatgtaaaaaaaagcaaacaaaacattAGAACAGGCTGTAGTAAGGAAGTACACAAGGGGGGGGGGAAacaaggaatataaaaaaattgttgGAGGGGAATTTATGTGCCAAAAGTGAACCAACACCACCATTTTAGGAGGGGCACTATAAAAGATTACTTttaaatgaaggaaaagaagtgCTTTTCTCACACTTTCCGCTAGTCTCAAGGGGttgagacaccaaattttgagtcTATGACAATGATACTGTAAGCTTCCTCTGTATGCAAGGACACTCGACATAAAGTGTTGGACACAGAAAACGTTTAAAATATAGTTTAATTAGCTTCCAAAGAGTGCCTAAATGCTCGTTCTCGTGACTGAGACCCATCGCCACCGCGAATGACATGGACGTCACTGTGTTGGAAGCATAACAAAAGTTTTAGCGACATCATACCACATTAGAGTGACTTGCAATGAGTGGTGACCCACAGCATCAGGCAAGCCTGGAGAGCCTCGAGGGCAATGAGCCGCGTCAGACGTAGAGTCGTAATTGGAGCTGCTGCAGCTAGCCAAGACAACTGTCGGCGTGGTTTTGTTTGCCTGCGCTGATACAGAATGTGTGTGCGAGAGCAGACGATGCAGCAGTGTGTGCGTCACAGCTTGGtgaacccacgtgaccaagcttcCTAGACAGTGACATCACTGTCAAACACTGCGCCCACAAACCGAAACTGAAAATCtttcacataaataatgcgatATTAAATTATTTACTTAGAATATAAGAATATTCGAGCATGTATCATGCTTCCTAGAGCAATAAGAAAATGTTTGAAACAAAGAACGCGCAAGCCACAAATTTGATGTCTCAACCCCATTAACGTGACTTATTTTGCTACAGAGACTGGCTGACGTGTATCATAGTGTTACTGGTTTTAAgatgaaatctgaaattcttggtAAATTGTTTCAGAAATAATGTAATCAATACTCAGAGGTAGACGATACTTCTGACAGGAACAACATGCTTTTAGTTTCTAATTAGCCACGCAATTACATTACCAGAGCCAAACCACTTGATCTGTAAGAGGACAACCCAACAAAGGTCTATTTCAAGTGTAAAATAAGGGCAAGTgctggcttcacctctgctggtaaGGAACATGGCACTTCCACTCCTGTGAAGTTTTTAAAAC
It includes:
- the LOC139055960 gene encoding uncharacterized protein isoform X1, whose protein sequence is MEVVALCVQTSGVTADSHEIVMRITDAFRDPSIVEAKCSCTAGLSEKCKHISAVLIHCYRSGLGSLPPLSCTDVACAWGTKKKLVQNMYAPAPIRTYCHVKLPVPPPQVSMTDAAQMLQILESSAQSSAIAVFKKRRRGQDSSTTESRTKNAKQACRSAPLPMMEMLRAQANELKQKAPEDVMLHVCELYGGKRARSEIESLTQGQSNSPEWHRYRKGLVTASIAHASMTRAKTFLRSKGAANIDPFLMLILRSRTVVTPAMHVGISKESAERIAYQTWQEALGHTLEVRQRGLVLCEEFPFIGCSPDGYATFSCKCCEGKEVLLEIKCPTKLDNSFKNYDTLEPKLEYCTQLNVQMAVCRVKEAHFLFIVVILLFVVLLYTTTAVPLMSSKMQ